In a genomic window of Pseudomonas mohnii:
- a CDS encoding GntR family transcriptional regulator codes for MPYPFDAITHTYLGSNVYSQLRNALITGSLKPDDRLRIRELASQLGTSVTPVRDAILQLAKEKALVLKTPKDIRVPVLDSAAYLEIRTLRLNLEGLGAETAARLATSNDLKRIDANIQLNLEAINNSDLPEALRLNSEFHFLIAEAARMPLLRSYLDSLWMRAGPLIAQAYAHFSLTMAIEHHIEVLNALRQQDAAAAKHAIQADILDGNQKMLEFIAVSQEAAS; via the coding sequence ATGCCTTACCCCTTCGACGCGATCACTCACACCTATCTGGGCAGCAACGTTTACTCCCAACTGCGCAACGCCTTGATCACGGGCAGCCTCAAGCCTGATGATCGACTGCGCATCCGGGAGCTGGCCAGCCAGCTGGGAACAAGCGTCACCCCCGTGCGAGACGCCATTCTGCAACTGGCGAAAGAGAAAGCGCTGGTGCTCAAGACCCCCAAGGACATTCGAGTACCGGTGCTCGACAGTGCGGCCTATCTGGAAATCCGCACGCTAAGGTTGAATCTTGAAGGCCTTGGTGCCGAAACCGCCGCGCGGCTTGCAACCTCAAACGACCTTAAGCGCATCGACGCCAACATTCAGCTCAACCTCGAAGCCATCAACAATAGCGACCTTCCTGAAGCGCTACGCCTGAATAGCGAGTTTCACTTTTTGATCGCGGAAGCTGCACGCATGCCTTTGCTGCGCAGCTATCTGGACAGTCTGTGGATGCGCGCAGGACCGCTGATCGCACAGGCGTATGCGCATTTCTCCCTGACCATGGCCATTGAACACCATATCGAAGTACTCAATGCCCTGCGTCAGCAGGATGCGGCAGCCGCCAAACACGCAATCCAAGCGGACATTCTCGACGGCAATCAAAAAATGCTGGAGTTCATAGCCGTCAGTCAGGAAGCGGCTTCCTGA
- a CDS encoding succinate CoA transferase, producing the protein MHAARIRLASLHDKIMSAPQAALLIKDGMTIGISGFGGAGDATAVSLALIEQARRDPLKINLITGASLGHGLDGLMAEAGLLARRMPFQGDPVLRKAINEGKVMFIDQHLSEVVEQLRGGYLPTPDIAVIEAVCITEQGHIVPTSSVGNSASLALAAKQVIVELNLASSPHFEGLHDIYQPQNRPHRGAIPVLQSNSRIGSHAIEIDPSRIAAIVISNTAEAAVPMLPPDNDTQAIANHLVRFFENEVEMGRLPRNLAPLQVGVGSIANAVMCGLIDAPFNDLVQYSEVLQDSTFDLLDAGKLKFASGCSITLSSACGERVFKNLGQYAERLVLRPQEISNHPEVIRRLGIIAINTALEFDLYGNVNSTHVGGTHMMNGIGGSGDFARNAHLSIFVTKSIAKDGKISRVVPMVSHVDHTEHDIDILVTEQGLADLRGLAPRERARIIIDHCVHPDYQEALNDYFTAACRLGGHTPHDLNQALSWHIRLNETGSMQAVR; encoded by the coding sequence ATGCACGCTGCGCGTATCCGGCTGGCTTCCCTGCACGACAAAATCATGAGTGCACCACAGGCCGCCCTGCTCATTAAAGACGGCATGACCATCGGCATCAGTGGTTTTGGCGGTGCCGGAGACGCCACGGCAGTCTCCCTGGCCTTGATCGAACAGGCCAGGCGCGACCCGCTGAAAATCAACCTGATCACCGGCGCCAGCCTTGGCCATGGTCTGGACGGGTTGATGGCCGAAGCGGGTCTGTTAGCCCGGCGCATGCCTTTTCAGGGCGACCCTGTGTTGCGCAAGGCAATCAACGAAGGGAAGGTGATGTTTATCGACCAGCACCTCTCGGAAGTGGTCGAGCAGTTGCGCGGTGGCTACCTGCCGACCCCGGATATCGCGGTTATCGAGGCAGTGTGCATCACTGAGCAGGGGCATATCGTGCCCACCTCGTCGGTGGGCAACTCGGCCAGCCTGGCACTGGCCGCCAAGCAGGTCATCGTTGAACTCAACCTGGCGAGCAGTCCTCATTTTGAAGGGCTGCATGACATCTACCAACCCCAGAACCGTCCACACCGTGGCGCGATTCCTGTTCTCCAGTCAAACAGCCGCATTGGCAGCCATGCTATCGAGATCGACCCGTCACGCATCGCCGCCATCGTTATCAGCAACACAGCTGAGGCGGCCGTTCCCATGTTGCCGCCTGACAACGACACTCAGGCCATTGCCAATCATCTGGTTCGGTTTTTCGAGAATGAGGTGGAAATGGGGCGCCTGCCGAGAAACCTGGCGCCGCTGCAAGTGGGGGTGGGCTCCATCGCCAACGCAGTGATGTGCGGCTTGATCGACGCCCCGTTCAACGACCTGGTTCAGTATTCCGAGGTATTGCAGGATTCCACCTTTGATCTGCTGGATGCCGGCAAGCTGAAATTTGCCTCGGGGTGCTCCATTACCCTTTCCAGTGCCTGTGGCGAGCGGGTCTTCAAGAACCTGGGGCAATACGCCGAGCGCCTGGTCTTGCGCCCACAGGAAATCTCCAACCACCCGGAGGTCATCCGGCGTCTAGGGATCATTGCCATCAACACCGCGCTGGAGTTTGACCTGTATGGCAACGTCAACTCCACCCATGTCGGCGGTACACACATGATGAACGGCATTGGCGGCTCGGGGGATTTTGCCCGCAACGCCCACTTGTCGATATTCGTGACTAAATCAATTGCCAAGGACGGGAAAATCTCTCGCGTAGTGCCCATGGTCAGCCACGTCGACCACACAGAGCATGACATCGACATTCTGGTAACCGAACAAGGACTGGCTGACTTGCGGGGGCTTGCGCCTCGGGAACGAGCCAGAATCATCATCGATCACTGTGTGCACCCGGACTACCAGGAGGCACTCAACGATTACTTCACCGCTGCTTGCCGCTTGGGCGGGCATACTCCTCACGATCTCAACCAGGCGTTGAGCTGGCATATCCGCTTGAACGAAACGGGCAGCATGCAAGCGGTCCGATAG
- a CDS encoding AraC family transcriptional regulator, with translation MGIERYSISIHFARMLMNAGHRLQLDEAVLLKEAGLNQRMLENAHLRITPDQFSRLMRAVWRLADDEFLGMGSQRCPQGVFAIMAKQVIHSHNLHSVYYKLSHFYNVINDSLHLSLDIVGDEAFFSMALKDPAKDQDYLLRGFLLLLWHRFPSWLIGQRIPLKQVAFDHPAPKHLTEYRLMFPCPAKFDQAVTCLVFDAAILTAPLVQTPETLGHHLKRAPFDWFTRPAYYPVYTRRVLDHLERSEDLAETTIQSAALELHLTERTLRRKLAAEGSQFQRLKDGVRRDMAIHYLSQTSMSISLISQMLGFSEPSAFTRAFRQWTGELPKNYRDVARQKK, from the coding sequence ATGGGCATCGAACGCTATTCAATCTCTATCCATTTCGCCCGAATGCTGATGAATGCCGGCCACCGTCTTCAGCTCGACGAAGCGGTGCTGCTCAAGGAAGCTGGCCTTAACCAGCGCATGCTGGAAAATGCCCATCTGCGGATCACGCCTGACCAATTCAGCCGCCTGATGCGGGCCGTCTGGCGCCTGGCTGACGACGAGTTTCTTGGCATGGGCTCGCAACGCTGTCCACAGGGTGTCTTTGCCATCATGGCCAAACAGGTCATTCATTCGCACAACCTGCATTCGGTGTATTACAAGCTCAGCCACTTCTACAACGTGATCAATGACTCCCTGCATCTGTCACTCGACATCGTTGGCGATGAGGCGTTTTTTTCGATGGCGCTCAAGGACCCGGCCAAAGACCAGGATTACTTGTTGAGAGGTTTCCTGTTGCTGCTGTGGCATCGATTTCCCAGCTGGTTGATTGGCCAGCGGATCCCCCTGAAACAGGTCGCGTTTGACCATCCTGCACCCAAACACCTGACCGAATACCGCTTGATGTTTCCTTGCCCGGCGAAGTTCGACCAGGCCGTGACCTGCCTGGTGTTCGATGCCGCGATACTCACGGCACCGTTGGTGCAAACGCCCGAGACCCTCGGCCATCACTTGAAGCGGGCACCATTCGACTGGTTCACTCGCCCTGCCTATTACCCGGTTTATACACGGCGGGTACTGGATCATTTGGAGCGTTCCGAGGACCTGGCTGAAACAACCATTCAAAGTGCCGCCCTTGAATTGCACCTCACCGAGAGAACGCTCAGGCGAAAACTCGCGGCCGAAGGCAGCCAATTTCAACGACTCAAGGACGGAGTGCGTCGCGACATGGCGATCCACTACCTGAGCCAGACGTCGATGTCGATCAGCCTCATTTCCCAAATGCTGGGTTTTTCCGAGCCGTCCGCGTTCACCCGAGCGTTTCGGCAATGGACCGGCGAGCTACCCAAGAACTACCGAGACGTGGCGCGCCAAAAGAAATAG
- a CDS encoding acyl-CoA dehydrogenase — translation MSDYTHPYRDTTFVLKELVEFEALCASAHLDDVNDELVSAILAEAGRLGSGVLAPLNRIGDTQGSRLNEQGVQEAPGFADAYHQFQAGGWPSLTAAEAWGGQNLPNVIGTAVSEIWHSANMAFALCPMLTQGSIEAIAHHGSPALREAYLSKLVSGEWTGTMNLTEPDAGSDLAAIKSRAIPQGDHYLISGQKIFITWGDHQMTDNVVHLVLARLPDAPAGVKGISLFLVPKFLLDAQGEPGARNDARCISLEHKLGIHGSPTCVMSFGDNGGAIGYLVGEPHQGLACMFTMMNHARQSVGLQGLAISERAYQQARQYAKDRLQGTRKDGSRFSIIHFPDVRRMLLQMKSSIEAMRALALVAAAEVDRTAHAPDAETAKVHQGRVDLLTPIVKGWLTEMAQEVTSLGVQIHGGMGFIEETGAAQHYRDARILTIYEGTTGIQALDLVGRKTLLNQGELLTRLLDEIGETVAQLQGSATLVHQAKALDDALCAGRAALRVLLDNAQNDAHLAGSISVNFMMLFGYLSGGWLMARSALSAQALLDSGNGDPQFLGAKLITANFYAEQLLPRVHALLAAIGGGSKSIMALDDEQF, via the coding sequence ATGAGTGATTACACCCACCCCTACCGCGACACCACGTTCGTGCTCAAAGAACTGGTCGAGTTTGAAGCCTTGTGCGCGTCGGCCCATCTGGACGACGTCAACGATGAGCTGGTTTCCGCGATTCTGGCCGAAGCCGGTCGACTGGGCTCCGGGGTATTGGCACCACTCAATCGGATTGGCGACACCCAAGGCTCGCGCCTGAATGAGCAAGGCGTGCAGGAAGCTCCCGGGTTCGCCGACGCCTACCACCAATTCCAGGCTGGCGGCTGGCCTTCATTGACCGCCGCTGAAGCCTGGGGCGGCCAAAACCTCCCCAACGTGATTGGCACCGCTGTCAGTGAGATCTGGCACTCGGCCAATATGGCCTTCGCCCTCTGTCCGATGCTGACCCAAGGCTCGATTGAAGCGATCGCGCACCATGGCTCGCCCGCCCTGCGCGAGGCTTACCTGTCCAAACTGGTCAGCGGTGAATGGACTGGCACCATGAACCTCACCGAACCCGATGCCGGTTCGGATTTGGCCGCCATCAAGAGCCGCGCCATTCCTCAGGGTGACCACTACCTCATCAGCGGGCAAAAAATCTTTATCACCTGGGGCGACCACCAGATGACGGACAACGTTGTCCATCTGGTACTGGCCCGGCTGCCGGATGCACCGGCCGGCGTCAAAGGGATTTCCCTATTCCTGGTGCCTAAATTCTTGCTGGATGCTCAAGGCGAGCCCGGCGCACGTAACGATGCCCGCTGCATCTCCCTGGAACATAAACTGGGCATCCACGGCAGCCCGACCTGCGTCATGAGCTTTGGCGACAACGGCGGAGCCATCGGTTATCTGGTGGGCGAACCGCACCAAGGGTTGGCTTGCATGTTCACCATGATGAACCACGCCCGGCAAAGCGTTGGCCTGCAAGGGCTGGCCATCTCGGAGCGGGCTTATCAGCAGGCGCGTCAGTACGCAAAAGATCGTCTGCAAGGCACTCGCAAGGATGGCAGCCGTTTCTCTATCATCCATTTCCCCGATGTCCGTCGCATGCTGCTTCAGATGAAGTCGTCCATCGAAGCGATGCGGGCCCTGGCGTTGGTGGCCGCTGCCGAAGTGGACCGCACTGCTCACGCGCCTGACGCCGAGACGGCGAAGGTCCATCAAGGTCGCGTCGACCTGCTCACACCTATCGTTAAAGGGTGGCTGACAGAAATGGCGCAAGAGGTGACCTCGCTCGGTGTGCAAATTCACGGCGGCATGGGGTTTATCGAAGAAACCGGCGCAGCCCAGCACTACCGTGATGCCCGTATCCTGACCATTTATGAAGGCACCACCGGCATCCAGGCACTGGACTTGGTCGGGCGCAAGACCCTGCTCAACCAAGGCGAACTGCTCACCCGTTTACTGGACGAAATCGGTGAAACCGTCGCCCAGCTACAAGGTTCGGCCACATTGGTCCATCAGGCCAAGGCACTGGACGATGCCTTGTGCGCAGGTCGCGCCGCTCTGCGCGTGCTCCTCGACAATGCCCAAAACGACGCCCACCTGGCGGGCAGCATCAGCGTCAATTTCATGATGCTGTTCGGCTACCTGAGTGGCGGCTGGTTGATGGCCCGCTCGGCACTCAGTGCTCAAGCTCTGCTGGACTCGGGCAATGGTGATCCGCAGTTCCTGGGTGCCAAGCTGATTACTGCCAATTTCTATGCCGAGCAACTGCTGCCTCGCGTACACGCGCTGCTGGCGGCGATTGGCGGTGGCAGTAAAAGCATCATGGCGCTGGACGATGAGCAGTTCTGA